In a genomic window of Lycium ferocissimum isolate CSIRO_LF1 chromosome 9, AGI_CSIRO_Lferr_CH_V1, whole genome shotgun sequence:
- the LOC132029308 gene encoding transcription factor WER-like encodes MARTRCYDKISGLKKGIWTLEEDRKLAAYVSRYGCWNWRQLPKFAGLSRCGKSCRLRWLNYLQPNIKRGNYTEEEDEIIMKLHAEIGNKWSAIAVHLPGRSDNDIKNHWHTSLKKKSTQELITSKKKSSNNNYQSSNRKKKKLLETSQCSPIQSCSEVSSCATTDHQSVENIMDGECEVFQEKIFEESSGNFWTEPFLLDSFSTTSSELFMPNLEFEHGLIVSPFSPVMYYNEFLCSYY; translated from the exons ATGGCAAGAACACGTTGTTATGATAAAATAAGTGGATTGAAGAAGGGGATTTGGACACTTGAAGAAGATAGAAAATTAGCAGCTTATGTTAGTAGATATGGTTGCTGGAACTGGCGTCAACTTCCCAAGTTTGCTG GATTATCCAGGTGTGGAAAGAGCTGCAGACTGAGATGGCTGAATTATCTGCAACCAAatattaaaagaggaaattACACTGAGGAAGAAGACGAGATAATCATGAAGCTTCATGCAGAAATTGGAAATAA ATGGTCGGCAATTGCTGTTCACTTACCTGGAAGATCAGACAATGATATAAAGAATCATTGGCACACCTCTCTCAAGAAAAAATCAACTCAAGAATTAATTACCTcaaaaaagaaatcatctaatAACAACTACCAGTCCAGCAAtcgaaaaaagaagaaattattggAAACTTCTCAATGTTCACCAATTCAATCATGTAGTGAAGTTTCTTCTTGTGCTACAACTGATCATCAAAGTGTGGAAAATATTATGGATGGAGAATGTGAGgtctttcaagaaaaaatatttgaagaatcCAGTGGAAATTTTTGGACAGAACCATTTTTACTAGATAGTTTTAGTACCACTAGTAGTGAATTGTTTATGCCTAATTTAGAATTTGAGCATGGACTAATtgtatctccattttccccagtCATGTACTATAATGAATTTCTATGCTCATATTATTAA